CTTCCCGCTCCGTGATCCGGATCAGCTCCGTCAGCCACTTCGCATCTTCCAGCTTGTCCTCGATCAAAGCTTGGCTTCGCGCCGGTATAGGCGGGGGCTTCCACGGGAGTGCCGATATAGGCACGGCCCGCATCCGACTGCTTACGTACACCTTTGTTGTCGCGAGATGAGGGCAACGACCTTCTCGTTGCAGTAGATCGCGAATTCGCCGAACATGAAGCGCATGGAGATCGTACCTGCGCCGTTGATCTGATCGACGACGAACTGGGCGAAACTGGCATCGGATGCCATCGAAGCACTCCTTATCCTGTGGATGAGAGTTCGGGGAAGACCTCTACATGATATGCAGATGTATGAGAAAGTCAATGCGGGAGTACCGCTTCCGGATCGAACTCAGTGGTTCACGTGCGCCTTGATTCTTCAATGAACGCCCCGAATTCCATCCCATAGACTTCCCGGAACACTGCATCGTGCCGATACGTGCGCAGGGTCGGTCATATACCGGCTGAACTTCTCCTTCCCATGGCGTTCGATGAGGTGATCGACGGACAGGCGAATTCCGAGTAGGCGAACGTGCTTCTGTACGGGACCGTGAGCTTCAGGCTGTCCTCCCGGGATGTGCCGAACCAGTCCGGCGGCACGAAATTCCCTTTCCGGATAAGTGCGTAAGTTTCATCCCTGGATGGATACCATGATGTCCCCATCTGTCGCGCATTGTACACCGCGACGCCCTCCATGAACCAGGAGGGGAAGCAGCAGTACGCATTCACTGCGTCCATGTGTTGGTAGAGGAGGGTATGCGACAGCTCATGGCTGAGGTAGATCTCCATCGAGATGGTCCCTTCGTGCGCCTCACGCACGGCCCATGGCGAGACGACAAGCGAGCCATTCGGATACGCACAGAACCTTGCCCTGGTCGTCGACCGGCGGAGGTAGGACGACGAGTCGGCGAAGATCAGGATATGGGGTCGCGCATTGAAGGCAAGCCCATGAGCCTGTTCAACGCCGTCGATGAGGGAGTCGATCTCTGCGAACCTGTCAAACGGGGACCCCTCTTCCACAGAAACAACAGCCCGTCCCAGGTCGTGGCGCGTGAATCCTGGCCGGACCGGAGAGTACGGAAACAGCTTTCCCCACACGAGCTGGTAGGAAATGACCAGCAGCAGAGCCAGCAGAACCACTCCGGGGAGCGTTCTACGGAGCTTTCGACCGTTCATAGGATGTGTGGCCATTTGCAGATGTGTGATTGCTTTCCATTCTCCCACAGCATGAAGGTGCCATGGGGGTGGACATCACCGGATCGCCGCCAGTTCAACCTCCAGGCGGTCCAGGTTCTCTTCATTCTTGCCTGTGACGAATGCGCGGATCTTATCGCATTCTTCTGCGGTGCGGAAGCGCATCGTCCAGGTCAGCTGCGTATCCCCGCCGGCGATCTCATCGAAGCGGACGATGATATGGAAGTACGGCGGCGAGACGTGTTCCCACGCAATGAAGCCGGGCGGTTCGATCCGGATGAAGGTGCATTCGTTGTTGTAGTTGCCGCCCTCCGGGCCATGCATCACGAAGACCCATTTCCCGCCGGGACGCAGATCGTACTCGGAGAAGGTGTTCGTGAAGCCCTTGGGGCCCCACCACTTTGCCAGATGCTCCGGCTCTGTCCACGCGCGGAAGACGAGTGCACGCGGGGCATGCAGAACGCGCGTTGTGACGATGTCTTTTCCTTCTCCACCCTCCAAGAGCTCCATTCATCCTCCGTTGGCACGATTCTCTTTCAGTCCGCGTGCATACCGTATGGTCCCCTCTTCGGCGCCCGGCCCTTCAAGCGTGAACCCGTTCTTCTCCAGGACCCGGATGGAGGCGACGTTCGTCGGGAACGTATGCGCGATGACGCGCGTAATGCGCGGATCAGCGAATGCGTGCTGTACAAGTGCGGCAACCATCTCGGTCGCGATCCCCCGCTTGCCAAAGGCCGGTACGACCGAATAGCCGATCTCTATCTGTCCGTTCTCATCGGACGGGCCAGTGTAACCTCCCGCGGCGACAAGATGCGGCTTCGCACCGGGACCGGTCTCTGCCTTCAGGAGCGCATACCACGCGAACCATCCGGCCGCTTCCGGCTGAGCCTTCAACCGGTCGAGGAGCCACCGGATGGCGTTCTCATCGTATTCCCCCGGCGGCCATCCGTCGGGGACCTGCGCACCAAGCGCAACGCCAAGCTTCTGCGGCGATGCCAGCTCCATCTCCAGAAGTGCTGTCGTCGCAGAGATCAGCTCCAACCGTGGCGATGCGATACGCATGAGGCCGTACGCCGGATCGAGCCTTGGGTCGAATGTCATACCGTCATTCATGGTTGGGGCCCTGTGACAGCGAAGGCATCGTGAAACCGAACGGTCCCTTTGGGCACCGGCCCTTCGAACGCGAGTGCGAAGAATACCTCCGGCGGCACACCCTCGTGCGAGAGGTCCGGCGTATTCGCAAATCCGAACTGCCGGTAGTACTCCGGATGTCCGACGAGACAGCATCCTTTTGCGCCGAGCTTCCGGAGTTGCGCGAGTCCTTCGTTGATGAGCGCCTTGCCTATCCCCTGCCGTTGAAGTTCGGGAGAACGGACACGGGGCCGAGGCCGTACCAGTCGGTTGTGCCGTCGGAAACGGTGAGGGGCGAGAAGGCGATGTGCCCGACGACGCGCCGCCCTGCTCGGCGACGAGAGAGATGGTCAGAGCACCTGCTGCGCGTAGCGCGTCAACAATGAAGTGCTCGGTCTGTTGACTGACCTCCATGGTTTTGAATGCGGCGATGGTAACAGCGGTGATCGCGGCATGATCAGAGGTGGATTCGGATCGAATAGTTGTCGTCATGTTCATGATCTTTGGTGGGAACGGGAGGACTATGTGGGATTGCTACTGCAACAGATGTCTATCGCGATCACATTCATACTGGGACATCACCCCCACGAACCTGCACGCGCTGCATCCCCCTCACGGAATTCAACAGACAAATTTCCGGACCAGCGAGGACCTCATCGACGGTCAGGACCCTCTCAAGCAGAAGTCCCTGCTCGAGCATCATGGCGCGCTGCGTGCCCGGCAACAACCCGCATCGCACGGGTGGCGTATACAGCACACCACCGATCTCTACAGCGATGTTGGCTATCGTGGTCTCGGTGACCTCGCCGGCCTCATTGAACAGGAGAACGTCGTTGCTGCCCGGGCACGACCTGATGGCGGCTTCATACACCGCGCGCCGCGTGGTCTTATGATAAAGAAAGACATCGTTCCTGTCGATCGGGCCCGCTGCAAGCGCGACATCCCCGAATTGGAGTGCAGCTTGGTCCATCGATACCGCTTCGCAACGAATATTCCCTGCACGCGAGACCAACAACCGGATCCTGTGGCGCCCAGGCGCGAGGCCCCCGGCGAACACCGCCAGCTCGCCGCGTATCTTCACGGGATCGCACACAAAGTTGAAGGACGCTGCCGACCGTGAAAGGCGTGTCAGGTGATGCTCCATAAGCGCATACCCGGTACCCGGAGACCACAGGAGCGTCTCCAGAAGATCGAAATCCCGCGGCAGGGGTGCAAGCGCTTTCGTCTTCGTCAGACTTTCTTCATACTCGCCCGCCGCCGTGGAGTCCCACACCACCCCGCCCCCTACCCCGTATTCCACGCTACCCGTCGGCCGGTGCATCAACACGGTACGAATGGCGACATTCAGTTGCACCGTACGGCCGGGAGCGATGTATCCGATCGTGCCGGTGTAGATACGCCTGGGCTCTGTTTCAAGCTCCGCGATGATCTCCATCGTGCGGCGCTTCGGGGCGCCCGTGATGGAGGCCGGCGGGAACGTCGCCTGCAGGATCCGGTCCAGCGGCTCATCCGTCCGTGCCACCACGGTAGATGTCAGCTGCCACACAATCGTTACTGCTCCGCCGTGAACAGGTGCGGCACCTGCACGCTCCCGTACTCCGCCACGCGGCCGAGATCGTTGCGGACCATAATCACGATCATCGTTCTCCGCCCGTTGCTTCCCGGAGCTGACGAGTGCTTCCTTCTTCGCCTGATCGTCCTCGAACCACAACCCTCGCGCCGATGTCCCCTTCATAGGGCGCGAAGCGATCTGCGTGCCGTCGATCCGGAGGAACAGTTCAGGCGATGCGCTGCAGATCGCCCATGTACCGGTATCGACGAACGCCGCGAACGGCGCCTGTCCATCGCCGGCCATCCGGAGGAACAGCTCCCACGGATCGCGATCCGTCACTCCCCGGAGCCGGTACGTGAAATTCACCTGATACGTGTCACCGTTCCGGATGTGCTCGCGGATATCGTGGATGCACCGTTCGTATTC
This genomic interval from Ignavibacteriota bacterium contains the following:
- a CDS encoding chorismate-binding protein, encoding MQSDNFPARVVVRDGSSGTWLEFASPRRIVTTHRIAEVLPFIRDIEETVQREGWYAAGFISYEASPAFDPSLPVKEDGAFPLLWFGLFDQPNKISLPVVPPESGPSIAWHPSVSREEYERCIHDIREHIRNGDTYQVNFTYRLRGVTDRDPWELFLRMAGDGQAPFAAFVDTGTWAICSASPELFLRIDGTQIASRPMKGTSARGLWFEDDQAKKEALVSSGKQRAENDDRDYGPQRSRPRGGVRERAGAAPVHGGAVTIVWQLTSTVVARTDEPLDRILQATFPPASITGAPKRRTMEIIAELETEPRRIYTGTIGYIAPGRTVQLNVAIRTVLMHRPTGSVEYGVGGGVVWDSTAAGEYEESLTKTKALAPLPRDFDLLETLLWSPGTGYALMEHHLTRLSRSAASFNFVCDPVKIRGELAVFAGGLAPGRHRIRLLVSRAGNIRCEAVSMDQAALQFGDVALAAGPIDRNDVFLYHKTTRRAVYEAAIRSCPGSNDVLLFNEAGEVTETTIANIAVEIGGVLYTPPVRCGLLPGTQRAMMLEQGLLLERVLTVDEVLAGPEICLLNSVRGMQRVQVRGGDVPV
- a CDS encoding SRPBCC family protein, which translates into the protein MELLEGGEGKDIVTTRVLHAPRALVFRAWTEPEHLAKWWGPKGFTNTFSEYDLRPGGKWVFVMHGPEGGNYNNECTFIRIEPPGFIAWEHVSPPYFHIIVRFDEIAGGDTQLTWTMRFRTAEECDKIRAFVTGKNEENLDRLEVELAAIR
- a CDS encoding GNAT family N-acetyltransferase; the encoded protein is MTFDPRLDPAYGLMRIASPRLELISATTALLEMELASPQKLGVALGAQVPDGWPPGEYDENAIRWLLDRLKAQPEAAGWFAWYALLKAETGPGAKPHLVAAGGYTGPSDENGQIEIGYSVVPAFGKRGIATEMVAALVQHAFADPRITRVIAHTFPTNVASIRVLEKNGFTLEGPGAEEGTIRYARGLKENRANGG